The nucleotide sequence GATGCAGGGGACCAGGTTGGTGGTATGGGCCGTGTTAGGCGAACCGTCGGGGTTCATCATAAACTCGGCGTTACCATGGTCAGCAATGACAATGCAGGCGTAATTGCTGGCTAATGCCTTTTCTATCACCGCCTTGGCGCAGGCGTCTACGGTTTCCACTGCTTTCACCACTGCCTCAAACACGCCAGTATGGCCTACCATGTCGGGATTGGCGAAGTTGAGAACCACGAAATCGGCCGATTTGGCTTGCAGCTCCGGTACCAGCGCATCGCGCAAGTCAGCGGCACTCATTTCGGGTTGCAGGTCGTACGTGGCCACCTTCGGTGAAGGACGCATGATGCGCGTTTCGCCTACAAATTCGGTTTCGCGGCCTCCCGAGAAGAAAAACGTAACGTGCGGATACTTCTCGGTTTCGGCAATACGAATCTGCTTCTTGCCATTGGCCTCTAGTACTGCCCCCAAAGTGTTTTCCAAGTTGTCTTTCTCGAAAACTGGGGTGACGCCCACAAACGTGGCGTCGTAGTTGGTCATGGTGAGGTAGTGCAGGTTCAGCCGGTGCATCTGGAAGGCGTGGAAATCCTGCTGCGTAAGCGCCTGCGTGATTTCCCGGCCTCGGTCGGTGCGGAAGTTGAAACAGATAACGACGTCGCCTTCCTCAATAGTTGCTAGTGGCAAGCCATCGGCACCCACCTTTACAATAGGTTTCAGGAACTCGTCGGTAACGCCTTCCTTATAGGAGTCCTGCATGCTTTGGATCAGGTTCTGCGAAGGAGTGCCTTTGCCGTTTACCAGCAGATCGTAGGCCACTTTCACTCGCTCCCAGCGGTTGTCGCGGTCCATAGCGTAGTAGCGCCCTACAATGGAGGCTATTCTGCCGCTAGCGCCGTGCTGTAAGTGCTGTTCCAGGTCGTTTACGTAAGCAACACCACCCTTGGGGTCGGTGTCGCGACCGTCGGTGAAGGCATGAATAAAGACTTTGTGCACATCGGCGTCATGAGCCAAGGTGCAAAGGGCCTTTAGGTGCTCGATGTGCGAATGCACGCCCCCATCGGAAAGCAGCCCCATCAGGTGCACCTTTCTGTTGTTGGTGCGGGCATACTCGAAGGCTTTTTCTATGGCAGGCGTGTTGCCTAGTTTCCGTTCCCGAATAGCTTTGTTGATGCGTACCAGTTCTTGGTACACCACGCGGCCGGCTCCAATGTTCATGTGCCCAACCTCGGAGTTGCCCATCTGCCCGTCCGGTAGCCCTACCGCTTCGCCGGATGCTTGCAGCTTGCTATGCGGAAACCGCTGAAACAATGAATCAACGAAAGGAGTCTGGGCTTTATCAACTGCCGAAACTTCTTTGTTCTTGGCCAGACCCCAGCCATCGAGAATCACCAACAATACCTGCTTGTTCATAGGCACAAAGATAGGCGTCCCGCGTCGGAACAACGGTATTTTATTGCTTATTCACTGCTCAGCACAAATAACCCGGAGGCTTCAAGCTGCGTAGGCAGTGGTTGGCATAATTTTCGCGTACCCTATGATGTATTCTATACTCTGAAATGAAACGCATTCTTTTTCAAGCTCTCGTATTCGGATGGCTACTATTGCTTTCAGTGGTGGGGCAGGCTCAGGGCGACGTATTTGGCTCCATTAGTGGAGCGTTGCGCAACGCTTCTTCCAAGGAGCTGTCGCAATATTTTGGCGCTACCGTTGAAATCAGCATCGACGGCGACCGGCAGAGCTACAGTGCCACGCAAGCCGAATTTGTAATGAAAGACTTCTTTGCGAAGACCGCACCTGCCAGTTTTGAAATTGTACACCAAGGTGGCAGTGACGGCGGAATTCCGTACGCAGTAGGAAAATATAAAAGTAAAGAAGCGATGTACCGCGTCATCGTGAAGATGCAAAATGCCAGTGGTACCCTACGCATCGAAAACATGGCATTTACCAAGGAGTAACAGCGAAACTCTTGCCATGAAGGGGGTTTTCACTTTCCCTCCGTTTTTCACCAAGCCCCTGACACTTTTGTAGTTGTTGGGGGCTTGGTGCGTTTAGGAGCCTGTGCTTCCCGCTCCCAACGCGTGGCAGGTTACCGCGCTCTGGCTGCGCTTAGGTAAGATAACGGCGTAATGGGGCCTTTTCACTATTTTTGCGCTGTGCAAAAGCCCTCCTACCTCACTCCCGAAGCCTTAACTACTTTCATTCAGACTGCTCTCCGCGAGGATGTAGGAGATGGCGACCACTCGTCGCTGGCGTCTATTCCGGCAGCGGCGCAGAAACGAGCTCGGTTGCTTGTCAAAGATGAAGGCGTATTGGCCGGGGTGGAGCTAGCCCATTTGATCTTCAATGAAGTGGACTCCACGCTGCGGGTAGAGCAACTACTCGCCGATGGCGCCCGCGTAAAGCACGGCGACGTCGTTCTGACGGTGGAGGGCCGAGCACAAAGCATTCTGACTGCGGAGCGCTTGGTACTGAACTGCATGCAGCGCATGAGCGGCATTGCGACGCACACTGCATTTCTGAACACGCTGTTAGATGGCACCAAGGCGCGCTTGCTCGATACGCGCAAAACCAGTCCCAACTTCCGGCTTTGCGAGAAGTGGGCAGTGCTTATTGGCGGCGGCGTAAACCACCGCTACGGCCTTTTCGACATGATTATCCTCAAAGACAATCATGTCGACTACGCCGGCGGTATTCGGCAAGCCATTGAAGCCACCCAAACCTACTTGCAGCAGACAGGTCGGCAACTGCCGATTGAGATAGAAACCCGCAGTCTGGCTGAAGTGCAGGAAGCTCTTGATACGGGCGGTATCGTCCGCATTATGTTGGACAATATGTCGCCGGCGCAACTGCGCGAGGCGGTGGCGCTCATCAACGGCCGCTTCCCGACGGAGGCCAGCGGCGGCATCACGGAACTCACTATTGCCGAAGTAGCCGCCACCGGCGTCGATTTTATTTCGGTCGGCGCGCTTACGCACTCAACTAAAAGTCTCGACCTCAGTTTAAAAGCTTATTAAATGGTTGAATTGCCGAATGGTTAGATGGTTGGCCGTTCAGAAACTTTGTGCAGCCAGCAACCATTACACCACGTAGTAATTCAGCAACCAATTCAATGCAACAACCCAATCAACGCGGAGGGTACCGGCAGCAGCAGACGCAAGCTGGTTCGCCACTAGCCATTCGCACCAAGAAGCACCAGCTCGACTCCAACCTGTACACCCGCATAGCCATGGGCCATGTGTGGCGCAAGGAATGGTGGTTTGCGTTAATTCCGTTTGTAGTAGGCGTGCTGCCCGCAGTTATCTGGCCGTCGTGGTGGTGGCTGGTTTTCGGGCTCGTGCTTACGCTGTTGTATGTGCTGCTGCGCTCTTCACAGATTACAGCAGTAACGCAGGTAGAGCAAACCAAACCGTTCTTCGAGCGGATGAGCTACGTTATCGACCAGCGCCAGATTGGGTTGATGCAGAACGAGAAAGAAGGCCGCGGCATGGGCGTGAACTGGGAGATGATTGGCCGGGTAAAGCGGGAGCCAGACGGCTACCTGCTGTGGTTCCGTAACCAAGATCCACCAGCTGAGCTAACGGGCTGGCGTGCCTGGGTGGCCCGTACGTTTGAAACCCCCATGTTTCTGCACGTTCCGTTTAAAATCTTCAACTCGCCCAACGATCAGAAACTTTTCGAATCGATGCTGCGGCGCAAGAATTTGCTTGCCGTAGAAGAGAAGGCGAGCTAACGGGTGCTACGTACGGAGTGGCTACTCCCGCAACGGACAGACCACCGCCCAGCACCTAGTATCAACTACATAATCAGCAACTTAACAATCAACTTCAAGATAATGACCAAGCAACTTGTCCTTTCCGCTTTGGCTGTCGCCACGCTTTCCTTGGCTGCGTGCAGCAGCGAGCCTTCAGACTGGCGCCCCGAAAACAAAGTGTCGTTGGATATGGTAGAGCCTGGCTCCCGTTCCTCCGACAATTTCGACCAGCATACGGCGGCAGCAGCTGACCAGAGCAAAGGTGGCGCCATTGAGCGGCCTATCAGCTCCCACGTAGATTTGGAAGGTCGGGAGCGGCCTAGCGCTGACGCCAACGTTTCGGCAGATGCGAAGAAGGCCGAGATGACCAAGAGAACCGAAGATCGTACTGCAGCTGGCGCCGAGCCAGTGAAAGCCGAAGACGAGCCAGCCTCTGAGGGTGGTAAAGCACAAGAATAGGTGGTGCCGTACATGAGAGGACTCTCGCTTACTCGCATTGCTGGTGCCTTGCTGCTGGCCAGCAGCCTATGGCTGTCGGTGGCGTGTGAGAGTAAGCCAGCCGCCAGCACTGCAACCTCAGCAGCCACTACAGGTGGTGAGGACCAACCGGTGGCAGCTGCTTACATCTGTCCCATGGGCTGCGAAGGCAGTGCCAGCAACCAGCCTGGCAAGTGCCCAGTGTGTGAAATGACGCTGGAGCCCAACCCTGACTACAAGCCGGCCGCTCAATAGCCAGCCAACAGCCAGAATGCCAAGAGGAACTCGAGCAGCCGAACAGCTGGGTGAGTTCCTCTTGGCATTCTGGCGTCAGGATTGTTGCAATTATTTTGTAACATTGTTGCAAATACGGAGTACTTGTTGATTGGCCCTGCCGAGCATGGCTTAGGCAAGACCAACCATCTGTTTGCTCTGCTTGCTTGTTTGTCTGAGCGCAAGTACGTGCCGGACAACCAACACCTTGCACAGCCTACTCGTTAGGGCTGGTTTTCTTTTGCGTATGCCACCTATTGCCTCTCCTGCGCCGGAATGGTTCAGCACTTGGTTTGATTCTCCGTACTATCACTTGCTTTATAGTAGCCGGAGCTACACCGAGGCAGGCACTTTCTTGGATGTGTTGCTAGCACACTTGCATCCGAAGGCTGATGCGCGGCTGTTGGATCTGGCTTGTGGCCGGGGGCGGCATGCCGTGCAACTAAGCGCCCGAGGCTACGACGTAACCGGCGTGGACCTGTCGCCGGAAAATATTGCGGCAGCCCGGCAGCATGCGCATGCGGGTCTGCGCTTCTACGTGCACGACATGCGTGACCCGCTCCCCTATGGGCCGTTTGATATTGTGCTTAATCTGTTTACCAGCTTCGGTTATTTTCAAGAGGAAAGCGAAAACGTAGTGGCCCTGCGCAATACCATGACGGCGCTACAGCCGGGCGGCAAAATGGTGGTCGATTTTCTGAACACCGAGCGCACGATACGCGAACTGGTAACGTACGAGCATAAACAGCTGGAGGGCATAGACTTCCACCTGCACCGCCACCTCGACCGAGACTTTATCGTCAAGGAAATCAAGTTTCAAACGCCTGATGGCAAGCACCACCATCACCAGGAGCGCGTAAGGGCTCTTACCCTCGAGCAGTTCGAGGACTACTTCTATCTGGCTGGGTTACGGATAGCGGAAGTGCTAGGCGACTACCACCTCCATCCTTTCGAGCAAGAGACGAGCCCGCGCATGATTTTTATTTTGAAAAAGTAGGAGCAGCCGGTGGCTGGTGGAGTGGGTAGCTAACGGCTAGTTTGGCTATCCACTCCACCAGCCGGTTGCTTATCTGAAACACCTCAAGCGTTCTGTTTTATGTGGTTTGCCGTTTTGCTGTTATTCTGCACTGTGCTGGGTGCCGGTTGGTCTACCCGCCTAGTACCGACGGCTAGTACTACCTGGATGAAGCCCCTGCTGGCTTTCAGCGGAGCATACCTTTTCACCCTTACTATTACGCACCTCTTGCCCGAAGCCCTGTTACTGGTTCCTGGCGACATGCACCGCATTGGGTATTTCGTGCTCGCCGGCTTTTTCGGGCAGTTGCTGTTGGAGGTATTCTCGCAGGGAGTGGAGCACGGGCATGTCCATCATCATACGTCTCATGCCGGGCGGGTACCGTTTATGCTGCTGGCCTCCCTGATTGTGCACTCGTTTTTGGAAGGCAGCATCCTGGTAAAAGCCCCGGAAGCTGGTACTGTGAGCGACAACTTTTACGCCATCCTTACCGGGGTGGCCCTGCACCATATTCCGGCAGCCTTTGCCTTGGTAGCCGCGCTAATGCTCCGGCTTGGCAGTTTTCAACGAGCCCTGCCTTTCCTAGTGTTGTTTGCGCTGGCCGCTCCGGTAGGCATTGTGGTCAGCAACTATGTGGTGCTAGACCAACTTCTGACGGGTGGGCTTTTTGCGGCTCTGCTTGGCTTTGTTGCTGGTAATTTCCTGCACGTTTCCACCACCATTCTTTTTGAAACCAGCCCCGAGCACCGTCTTAATTGGCCTAAGCTAGCTGCCACTATAGCAGGAACCGCCTTGGCATTGGGCGTAGAGCAGCTCTAGCACACCGTCGTAGGGGAGTGTTCTGCGTATGGGCTGCTCAAAGGGTTTGTCTGATAATCACCGCTCTTCTGGTACGCTACAGCCAGTCGTCGGCATCGAGGGTGGGGCCGGTAGTGCCTAGCAGGTGCTCGAACTGGCGGGCGCGGGCCCGTTGCAGCATCAGCTCATGCTGGAGGGCTAGCAGCCGCTGCCGCATGGCTAGCACTACATCAATGCCTTCCTTGCTTAAGCCTAGCTCGTGCTGCAGCCGCGCTAGGCGCGCCAAGTGCTCGGGCTCTTCGTTGATGGTGTCGGTGGAAGGATCAGTAGCTAGGAGGCCCAAATCTACGAAGCCGCGCAAGTCGGTTTCGCTCAGGCCGTAGCGCAGGGCGCAGTCGTGGTAGCTGATGCGGATAAGGTGCGTTTTCATAGCGCTTGAGGGTTCTGGGTTAGGCGTTACGGAGAGCCGCTAACTGCCGAAGCAGCTCCTTTTCCTGGTCGGTGAGTTGCTGCGGAAGCTGCACTGTGAGCCGCAGGTACAGGTCGCCGAACTGGCCTTCCTGCTTGTACACGGGAAATCCTTTGCCTCGCAACCGCAGACGGGTGCCGTTTTGCGTTTCGGGCTTGATATTGATTTTGACGGGCCCGGCCAAGGTTTCCACCACCTGTTCGCCGCCCAGTAGAGCGCGGTAAAGCGGCACCTGCACCTCCTGGGTGAGGTCGTTGCCGTTGCGAGCGAAACGGGGGTCGGGTAATACACGCAAGGTGATGTAGAGCGAGCCATTGGGCCCACCGTTGCGGCCGGGGCCGCCTTGGTCGCGCAGCCGGATGGTCTGACCATCTTCTACCCCGGGCTGAATGGTGATGCGTAGGCTCTTGCCGTTCACGTTGAGGGTGCGGGGGCCGCCTTGGTAAGCGTCTTCCAAGGTCAGTTCCAACTCCGCCTGGTAGTCGGAACCGGCCCCAGCTCGGCTACCGCCCGTGCGCCCTCCGCCCCGGTTGCCGAAGATGGAACCGAAAAAGTCCGAGAAGTCGGTGTCATCGCCGAAGTCAGCCGTGTTGAAACCGCCTGGTTGCGCGTACTGCGACCAGTCGAAGCCACCTGAACCGCGGCCTGCTCCGGCGCCAGCACCAGCCTGTTGGTAGCGCTGCCAATCGGCGCCCAGTTGGTCGTATTTGCGGCGCTTTTCCTCGTCGGAAAGCACTTCGTTGGCTTCGTTCACCTCTTTGAACTTGCGCTCCGCTTCCGGATTGTTGGGGTTCACGTCGGGGTGATACTGGCGGGCCAGCTTACGGTACGCTTTCTTGATTTGGTCGGTCGTAGCCTTTTTGTCTACGCCTAGGGCCTTGTAATAATCCTTGTATTCCATACCAGCAAAGTAGTGCTGAATTCACAGAAGCAAACACATCTTAGAGAAGGGTACGATGACGCCACGGGTAGATGTTGCGTGCTACCGCCGATAGGTCTTGAAAA is from Hymenobacter tibetensis and encodes:
- the gpmI gene encoding 2,3-bisphosphoglycerate-independent phosphoglycerate mutase, coding for MNKQVLLVILDGWGLAKNKEVSAVDKAQTPFVDSLFQRFPHSKLQASGEAVGLPDGQMGNSEVGHMNIGAGRVVYQELVRINKAIRERKLGNTPAIEKAFEYARTNNRKVHLMGLLSDGGVHSHIEHLKALCTLAHDADVHKVFIHAFTDGRDTDPKGGVAYVNDLEQHLQHGASGRIASIVGRYYAMDRDNRWERVKVAYDLLVNGKGTPSQNLIQSMQDSYKEGVTDEFLKPIVKVGADGLPLATIEEGDVVICFNFRTDRGREITQALTQQDFHAFQMHRLNLHYLTMTNYDATFVGVTPVFEKDNLENTLGAVLEANGKKQIRIAETEKYPHVTFFFSGGRETEFVGETRIMRPSPKVATYDLQPEMSAADLRDALVPELQAKSADFVVLNFANPDMVGHTGVFEAVVKAVETVDACAKAVIEKALASNYACIVIADHGNAEFMMNPDGSPNTAHTTNLVPCILADSDYHGTLSDGKLGDIAPTVLALMGLAQPADMKGVSLLQPGGVATRA
- a CDS encoding DUF4783 domain-containing protein, coding for MKRILFQALVFGWLLLLSVVGQAQGDVFGSISGALRNASSKELSQYFGATVEISIDGDRQSYSATQAEFVMKDFFAKTAPASFEIVHQGGSDGGIPYAVGKYKSKEAMYRVIVKMQNASGTLRIENMAFTKE
- the nadC gene encoding carboxylating nicotinate-nucleotide diphosphorylase, with amino-acid sequence MGPFHYFCAVQKPSYLTPEALTTFIQTALREDVGDGDHSSLASIPAAAQKRARLLVKDEGVLAGVELAHLIFNEVDSTLRVEQLLADGARVKHGDVVLTVEGRAQSILTAERLVLNCMQRMSGIATHTAFLNTLLDGTKARLLDTRKTSPNFRLCEKWAVLIGGGVNHRYGLFDMIILKDNHVDYAGGIRQAIEATQTYLQQTGRQLPIEIETRSLAEVQEALDTGGIVRIMLDNMSPAQLREAVALINGRFPTEASGGITELTIAEVAATGVDFISVGALTHSTKSLDLSLKAY
- a CDS encoding heavy metal-binding domain-containing protein — protein: MRGLSLTRIAGALLLASSLWLSVACESKPAASTATSAATTGGEDQPVAAAYICPMGCEGSASNQPGKCPVCEMTLEPNPDYKPAAQ
- a CDS encoding class I SAM-dependent methyltransferase produces the protein MPPIASPAPEWFSTWFDSPYYHLLYSSRSYTEAGTFLDVLLAHLHPKADARLLDLACGRGRHAVQLSARGYDVTGVDLSPENIAAARQHAHAGLRFYVHDMRDPLPYGPFDIVLNLFTSFGYFQEESENVVALRNTMTALQPGGKMVVDFLNTERTIRELVTYEHKQLEGIDFHLHRHLDRDFIVKEIKFQTPDGKHHHHQERVRALTLEQFEDYFYLAGLRIAEVLGDYHLHPFEQETSPRMIFILKK
- a CDS encoding ZIP family metal transporter; the protein is MWFAVLLLFCTVLGAGWSTRLVPTASTTWMKPLLAFSGAYLFTLTITHLLPEALLLVPGDMHRIGYFVLAGFFGQLLLEVFSQGVEHGHVHHHTSHAGRVPFMLLASLIVHSFLEGSILVKAPEAGTVSDNFYAILTGVALHHIPAAFALVAALMLRLGSFQRALPFLVLFALAAPVGIVVSNYVVLDQLLTGGLFAALLGFVAGNFLHVSTTILFETSPEHRLNWPKLAATIAGTALALGVEQL
- a CDS encoding chaperone modulator CbpM, which translates into the protein MKTHLIRISYHDCALRYGLSETDLRGFVDLGLLATDPSTDTINEEPEHLARLARLQHELGLSKEGIDVVLAMRQRLLALQHELMLQRARARQFEHLLGTTGPTLDADDWL
- a CDS encoding DnaJ C-terminal domain-containing protein — translated: MEYKDYYKALGVDKKATTDQIKKAYRKLARQYHPDVNPNNPEAERKFKEVNEANEVLSDEEKRRKYDQLGADWQRYQQAGAGAGAGRGSGGFDWSQYAQPGGFNTADFGDDTDFSDFFGSIFGNRGGGRTGGSRAGAGSDYQAELELTLEDAYQGGPRTLNVNGKSLRITIQPGVEDGQTIRLRDQGGPGRNGGPNGSLYITLRVLPDPRFARNGNDLTQEVQVPLYRALLGGEQVVETLAGPVKINIKPETQNGTRLRLRGKGFPVYKQEGQFGDLYLRLTVQLPQQLTDQEKELLRQLAALRNA